From a single Endozoicomonas euniceicola genomic region:
- a CDS encoding 3-deoxy-7-phosphoheptulonate synthase, whose amino-acid sequence MTALPIENLNIESQEVLVTPELLKQEIPVSEAAARTVFEGRQVIRNIIDGKDHRLFIVIGPCSIHDVDAALDYAQRLKALSEEVGDTLYLVMRVYFEKPRTTVGWKGLINDPYLNDSFKIADGLHIGRRLLMDVAEIGMPTATEALDPISPQYLQDLVAWSAIGARTTESQTHREMASGLSSAVGFKNGTDGSLEVAINALNSVSKPHRFLGISGNGQVAVTRTKGNPYGHVVLRGGGGKPNYDSVSVAICEQELHKAGIEPNIMVDCSHANSNKDPGLQPLVLENVANQIIEGNESIVGLMVESNIGWGAQKISDNMEYGVSVTDACIDWETTENTLRAMHDKLKDILPGRKRVQ is encoded by the coding sequence ATGACCGCATTACCTATTGAAAACCTTAATATTGAATCCCAGGAAGTACTGGTTACTCCAGAGCTGCTTAAGCAGGAAATACCCGTGAGTGAGGCTGCGGCCCGCACGGTTTTCGAAGGTCGCCAGGTGATTCGGAATATTATCGACGGTAAAGATCACCGGCTGTTTATTGTTATTGGCCCCTGCTCAATTCACGACGTCGATGCGGCGCTGGATTATGCGCAGCGCCTGAAAGCCCTCAGTGAAGAAGTGGGTGATACACTGTATCTGGTAATGCGGGTCTATTTTGAAAAACCACGAACCACCGTGGGCTGGAAGGGCCTTATTAACGACCCTTACCTGAATGACTCATTTAAAATTGCTGATGGTCTTCATATTGGCAGGCGACTCCTGATGGATGTTGCCGAGATAGGTATGCCAACCGCAACGGAAGCTTTAGACCCGATTTCTCCACAATACCTACAGGACCTGGTGGCATGGTCAGCTATTGGCGCACGTACAACAGAATCACAGACCCATCGTGAAATGGCCAGCGGTCTGTCTTCTGCGGTTGGCTTCAAAAACGGTACCGATGGTAGCCTGGAAGTCGCCATCAATGCGCTGAACTCGGTATCAAAACCCCACCGTTTTCTGGGTATAAGCGGCAATGGTCAGGTAGCAGTTACCCGAACCAAGGGTAATCCTTATGGCCACGTTGTTCTTCGTGGTGGAGGCGGCAAGCCAAATTATGATTCCGTCAGTGTGGCTATCTGTGAACAGGAACTGCATAAAGCCGGTATCGAACCCAATATAATGGTGGACTGCTCCCATGCCAACTCTAACAAAGATCCCGGTCTGCAACCCCTGGTTCTGGAAAATGTCGCCAACCAGATTATAGAAGGCAATGAGTCTATTGTTGGCCTGATGGTAGAGAGCAATATTGGCTGGGGAGCTCAGAAAATCAGCGACAACATGGAGTATGGCGTTTCTGTGACTGATGCCTGCATCGACTGGGAGACAACCGAAAACACTCTACGCGCCATGCATGACAAGTTGAAAGACATCCTGCCGGGCCGCAAGCGCGTTCAGTAG
- the cysB gene encoding HTH-type transcriptional regulator CysB codes for MKLQQLRYIWEVAHHDLNVSATAQSLYTSQPGISKQIRLLEDELGVEVFARSGKHLTRITPAGEKIIETAGEILRKVESIKQVAQEFSDERKGSLSIATTHTQARYSLPGIINRFIAQYPDVSLHMHQGTPIQIAEMAADGTVDFAIATEALELFNDLVMMPCYRWNRCVLVPKDHPLTQVSELTLQDVARYPLVTYVFGFTGRSKLDEAFMNEGLSPRVVFTATDADVIKTYVRLNLGVGIIAGMAYDPELDSDLVPLNASHLFEHSVTKIGFRRGTFLRGFMYDFIQQFAPHLTKEVVQDAISRHNKAEVDELFSGVQLPTH; via the coding sequence ATGAAGCTGCAACAACTGCGCTATATCTGGGAGGTCGCTCATCATGATCTCAATGTTTCAGCCACAGCGCAGAGCCTTTACACTTCCCAGCCCGGTATCAGTAAACAGATTCGACTACTTGAAGATGAACTTGGTGTTGAAGTGTTTGCCCGAAGTGGCAAGCATTTAACGCGAATCACGCCAGCAGGCGAAAAAATCATTGAAACCGCAGGTGAGATTTTAAGGAAAGTTGAGAGTATCAAACAGGTGGCCCAGGAGTTCAGTGATGAACGCAAAGGCAGCCTTTCAATAGCCACCACCCACACACAGGCTCGTTACTCTCTGCCTGGTATCATTAACCGATTTATTGCTCAATACCCCGACGTCTCTCTGCATATGCATCAGGGAACGCCCATTCAGATTGCCGAAATGGCGGCAGATGGTACGGTTGACTTTGCCATTGCGACAGAAGCACTGGAACTGTTCAATGATCTGGTGATGATGCCGTGCTATCGCTGGAACCGCTGTGTCCTGGTGCCAAAGGATCACCCTTTGACCCAGGTGTCGGAGCTAACTCTTCAGGATGTTGCCCGCTATCCTCTGGTCACTTACGTATTTGGCTTTACAGGTCGTTCAAAACTGGATGAAGCCTTTATGAATGAAGGGCTGTCACCCAGAGTCGTGTTTACCGCCACTGATGCCGATGTAATTAAAACTTACGTACGGTTAAACCTGGGCGTTGGCATTATTGCCGGTATGGCTTATGACCCGGAACTGGATTCAGATCTGGTGCCTCTTAATGCCAGCCACCTGTTTGAGCATAGTGTCACCAAGATAGGTTTTCGCAGAGGAACCTTCCTGCGTGGGTTTATGTACGACTTTATCCAGCAGTTTGCACCGCACCTGACGAAAGAGGTAGTTCAGGATGCTATTTCCCGCCACAACAAGGCGGAAGTGGATGAATTGTTTTCCGGTGTGCAGTTGCCGACCCATTAA
- the amt gene encoding ammonium transporter, whose translation MPYGTQNTLFMILCTLLVLLMQAGFLCLEAGAVRSKNTVNVAAKNLIDLILVTVLYFAFGFTIQYGWFSDFSLNAHPNAPHYPYLFLLFQALFAVTTATIVSGAVAERCSLTGYIIISLVIVSVIYPISGQWVWGGVFGTPEGWLAKLGFIDFAGSTQVHALGGAVALASVLIIGPRNGFHDQSYKVFRGQNQTLSLLGVMLLWVGWFGFNMGSMLKVDVLLGLIMFNTFISACAGGLASLVWSLVFYHKADIPIVANGVLAGLVGITAGVHAVQPAEAILIGVVSGLICCGATVYLEHRKIDDVISAIPVHLAAGIWGSLAVALLGDPEILNTGHDLIAQFGIQLLGTACIVAWSFGVSFILLKLLNRWFPLRVSAESERVGLNISEHDAITELSDIVHNLEQQSESGDFHPLEHHPFSELAGITQQYNRILTSFLRSQNELQSSLDTLQTTHSKLMLKKAEADSANRQKTLLISKVSREIRTPLNGIIVTSEMLNMEPLPAEQKQWLEIITQSGNALMDIVHDVIDYSRLEAGNLSLQHSTFQLSELMDQCKKVFLTEAFNKNLEFLVQIEMGTPKALTADSQRLRQIIINLLGNAFRYTDKGTITLSAQMEHTTGRLLLEVKDTGAGISEDSLEKAFDAFGLEEKYADREANNSGLSLTICRQLAELMGGTISVKSQPGEGSHFTLQIPVKWENKEFR comes from the coding sequence ATGCCCTACGGAACCCAAAATACCCTGTTCATGATACTCTGCACCCTGCTGGTACTACTTATGCAGGCAGGTTTTTTATGCCTTGAAGCAGGTGCCGTTCGCAGTAAGAATACGGTCAACGTGGCAGCCAAAAACCTGATTGACCTGATTCTGGTGACTGTGCTTTATTTCGCCTTTGGCTTCACCATTCAGTACGGCTGGTTTTCGGATTTCAGCCTTAATGCCCACCCGAATGCCCCTCATTATCCTTACCTGTTCCTGCTATTCCAGGCGCTCTTTGCCGTCACCACCGCTACCATTGTTTCCGGTGCCGTAGCAGAACGCTGTAGCCTGACTGGCTACATAATTATCAGCCTGGTGATTGTCTCTGTCATTTATCCGATTTCCGGCCAGTGGGTCTGGGGTGGCGTTTTTGGAACCCCGGAGGGGTGGCTGGCAAAATTGGGGTTTATTGATTTTGCTGGTTCTACCCAGGTTCATGCCCTCGGTGGTGCCGTAGCACTTGCATCAGTGCTGATTATTGGTCCCAGAAATGGCTTTCACGACCAGAGTTATAAAGTATTCAGAGGACAAAACCAGACCCTGAGCCTGCTAGGCGTCATGCTGCTCTGGGTAGGCTGGTTTGGTTTCAACATGGGCAGCATGCTGAAAGTGGATGTCCTGCTAGGCCTGATCATGTTCAATACATTTATTTCAGCCTGTGCCGGAGGTCTGGCCAGCCTGGTCTGGAGCCTGGTTTTTTACCATAAAGCCGACATCCCCATAGTGGCTAACGGTGTTCTGGCCGGTCTGGTGGGCATCACAGCCGGAGTGCATGCTGTACAACCCGCTGAAGCAATCCTTATTGGCGTTGTTTCTGGTCTGATTTGCTGTGGGGCTACGGTTTATCTTGAGCATCGCAAGATTGACGATGTCATTAGTGCTATTCCAGTGCATCTTGCCGCTGGCATCTGGGGAAGTCTTGCCGTTGCCCTGCTGGGTGATCCAGAGATACTGAATACAGGGCATGATTTGATAGCACAGTTTGGTATTCAATTATTAGGAACGGCTTGTATTGTTGCCTGGTCGTTTGGCGTCAGTTTTATACTACTCAAATTGTTAAACCGCTGGTTTCCACTGAGGGTCAGCGCTGAAAGTGAAAGAGTCGGGCTGAATATCAGTGAACACGATGCCATCACTGAACTGTCTGATATTGTCCACAATCTTGAGCAGCAGTCTGAAAGTGGCGATTTTCATCCGCTTGAGCACCACCCCTTTTCAGAACTTGCAGGCATTACACAGCAGTATAACCGTATTCTGACTTCCTTCCTGAGAAGCCAGAATGAGCTGCAGTCCAGTCTTGACACTCTGCAAACGACCCACAGCAAACTCATGCTGAAAAAGGCAGAAGCTGACTCAGCTAACCGGCAAAAAACACTGTTAATTTCTAAAGTAAGCCGGGAAATACGTACCCCCCTGAATGGCATCATTGTCACCTCAGAAATGTTGAATATGGAACCTCTGCCCGCAGAACAGAAACAGTGGCTTGAGATTATCACTCAGTCAGGCAATGCTCTGATGGACATTGTTCATGACGTTATTGACTACTCCAGGCTGGAAGCGGGCAACCTTTCGCTACAGCACTCAACGTTTCAACTGTCGGAACTGATGGATCAGTGTAAAAAAGTCTTTCTGACTGAAGCCTTCAACAAAAATCTGGAATTTCTCGTTCAAATCGAAATGGGAACCCCGAAAGCATTGACCGCAGACAGCCAGAGGCTACGCCAGATCATTATTAACCTGCTGGGTAACGCCTTTCGTTATACCGACAAAGGAACGATTACACTCTCAGCGCAAATGGAACATACAACAGGCCGTCTTTTGTTGGAAGTAAAAGACACGGGGGCCGGTATTTCTGAAGACAGCCTTGAAAAGGCTTTTGACGCTTTTGGCCTGGAAGAAAAGTATGCAGACCGGGAAGCTAACAACAGCGGGCTCAGCCTCACCATTTGCAGACAGCTGGCTGAACTGATGGGTGGCACTATTTCAGTGAAAAGTCAGCCAGGGGAAGGCTCCCACTTTACGTTACAGATTCCGGTAAAGTGGGAAAACAAAGAGTTTCGTTGA
- a CDS encoding homogentisate 1,2-dioxygenase has translation MSYKPWIHLPLREGQCSRQAHCDLPEGTYERELGREGFYGPVTQMHHRHPPTGWSHFEGPLRPHALNLTQLDSSVECPWSTSPFLYNQDTSIRFWQLSQPMQHLVRNSDGDELLFIHKGQGEFFCDYGHLSITEGDYLVIPRGTAWRIETSVPTAILMVENRDGCYRLPDKGITGYNAIYDPAVLDHPEINSQFKAQQDENEWQVRIKRLDAISTLTYPFNPLDAVGWHGTNTVIRLNWRDIRPLTSHRYHLPPSVHTTFVGQGFVVCTFCPRPIETDPNALKVPFFHNNDDFDEVIFYHQGNFFSRDHIDAGMVTFHPCGFPHGPHPKALKKSMEDPQTFTNEVAVMIDTRRPLSLSTQAEQVDIKAYADSWKNPASSDKN, from the coding sequence ATGAGTTACAAACCATGGATACACCTGCCATTACGTGAAGGCCAATGTTCCCGGCAGGCGCACTGCGACCTTCCTGAAGGAACTTACGAACGAGAGCTTGGACGCGAGGGTTTTTACGGCCCGGTGACACAGATGCATCACCGCCATCCACCAACAGGCTGGAGTCACTTTGAAGGCCCGCTGCGCCCCCACGCACTGAATCTGACCCAGCTGGACAGTTCAGTGGAATGCCCATGGTCCACCTCCCCCTTTCTTTATAACCAGGATACGTCCATTCGTTTCTGGCAGCTGTCACAGCCCATGCAGCATCTGGTACGCAACAGCGATGGTGATGAACTGCTGTTTATTCATAAAGGTCAGGGCGAGTTTTTCTGTGACTATGGGCACTTGTCCATTACAGAAGGTGACTATCTGGTTATACCCAGGGGCACAGCGTGGCGCATTGAAACATCAGTCCCCACTGCCATCCTGATGGTGGAAAACAGAGACGGCTGTTACCGTCTGCCAGACAAGGGCATCACTGGATACAATGCTATTTACGACCCTGCCGTACTGGATCATCCTGAAATCAACAGCCAGTTCAAGGCTCAGCAGGATGAAAACGAGTGGCAGGTTCGCATCAAACGGCTCGATGCAATTTCTACCCTCACTTACCCTTTTAACCCTCTTGACGCCGTTGGCTGGCACGGAACCAACACAGTGATCAGGCTGAACTGGCGGGATATAAGACCGCTCACCAGTCACCGCTATCATTTACCCCCTTCCGTGCATACGACATTTGTCGGTCAGGGGTTTGTCGTCTGCACCTTCTGCCCCCGCCCCATTGAAACAGACCCTAATGCTCTCAAAGTCCCCTTTTTCCATAACAATGATGACTTTGACGAAGTGATCTTTTATCACCAGGGTAATTTCTTCAGCCGCGACCACATAGATGCCGGTATGGTGACTTTCCACCCCTGTGGTTTTCCCCACGGGCCACACCCCAAGGCTCTGAAAAAAAGCATGGAAGACCCGCAAACCTTCACCAACGAAGTGGCGGTTATGATAGACACCCGCCGACCGTTGTCACTGTCAACGCAGGCAGAGCAGGTTGACATCAAAGCCTATGCCGACTCATGGAAAAACCCTGCATCATCCGATAAAAACTGA
- a CDS encoding potassium channel family protein translates to MNVVKLLKTTLFYLNQQLFRLTWLAIVVLLSTLYFGSWFLMTLSGEQGLTEPGVWLYYFVTTATTIGYGDLSPQTMGGRIVAAFFMMPGAVVVFAAFLGKMSTTFVNLWRKGMQGKDDFSMFDDHIVILGWHPEHTPQMINLIYGDTRRVERKVVLCATEEMENPFPDAVYFVRGENLHSDDLLKRSGIRTASRIIIYRGNDDKTLASCLTVVATGTEAHIVAWFDTRGMADLLKSHCPDVECHSDASMEMLVRSAQDPGSSRVQEQLLSTLEGPTQFSIPVPDSFGAVSFSRLMSYFKTEHEAMILGVADKVTGDNLKLNPESDYQVRGQQVIYYMAAERIHSRDVNWEKCQ, encoded by the coding sequence ATGAACGTGGTAAAGCTACTGAAGACAACACTGTTTTATTTGAACCAGCAACTGTTCAGGTTAACCTGGCTTGCTATTGTGGTACTGCTTAGCACACTCTATTTTGGCAGTTGGTTTTTAATGACACTCTCTGGTGAGCAGGGACTGACAGAACCCGGAGTCTGGCTTTATTATTTTGTGACGACGGCCACCACCATTGGCTACGGCGACTTGAGCCCTCAAACTATGGGAGGGCGGATTGTGGCAGCTTTTTTCATGATGCCGGGGGCTGTGGTTGTTTTTGCTGCATTTCTTGGCAAGATGTCGACTACGTTTGTCAATCTCTGGAGGAAAGGCATGCAGGGGAAGGACGACTTTTCCATGTTCGATGATCATATTGTCATCCTTGGCTGGCATCCCGAACACACACCACAGATGATCAACCTGATTTACGGTGATACCCGAAGGGTTGAACGTAAGGTTGTGTTATGCGCGACTGAAGAAATGGAAAACCCGTTTCCGGATGCTGTCTATTTTGTTCGTGGTGAGAATCTGCATAGCGATGACCTGCTGAAACGTTCAGGCATTCGGACTGCGTCCCGGATTATTATTTACCGGGGCAATGATGACAAAACTCTGGCCTCCTGCCTGACCGTGGTAGCCACGGGAACGGAAGCCCATATTGTCGCTTGGTTTGATACCCGGGGCATGGCTGACCTGCTTAAATCCCACTGTCCGGATGTTGAGTGCCATTCTGATGCTTCTATGGAAATGCTGGTTCGTTCAGCCCAGGACCCGGGTTCTTCCCGTGTCCAGGAGCAGCTGTTATCCACGCTGGAAGGGCCGACCCAGTTTTCTATTCCTGTGCCTGATAGCTTTGGGGCTGTCAGCTTTTCCCGGCTGATGAGTTACTTCAAAACAGAACATGAGGCTATGATTCTGGGCGTTGCTGACAAAGTGACTGGCGATAACCTGAAGTTAAATCCTGAAAGTGATTATCAGGTGAGGGGACAGCAGGTTATTTACTATATGGCTGCCGAGCGAATTCATTCCCGTGATGTTAACTGGGAAAAGTGTCAATAG
- a CDS encoding fumarylacetoacetate hydrolase family protein produces the protein MKFASYKSGRDGQLHIVSRNLKRAFRITDIAPSLRECLDNWETLLPDLQERHQRINAAGQVDNAKRFHTPSCSAPLPRATQWLDGSAYVNHVELARKARGVPMPDSFWTDPLMYQGGSDNLLGPCDPITGNPDWGVDFEAELAIITDDVPIGCSAEEAHQHIMLVMLCNDLSLRNLIPEELGKGFGFVQSKPPSSFGPVAVTPDELGHYWQEGKLSLPMQVYFNDQPFGHPDCAVDMTFNFHELIAHAAKTRPLGRGTIIGSGTVSNKDKSTGSCCLVEQRMLEIIASGQPQTRYLQPGDKVRIEITTPDGQPLFGAIEQTFTGSH, from the coding sequence ATGAAATTTGCCAGCTATAAATCCGGTCGTGACGGTCAGTTGCACATAGTATCCAGAAACCTGAAGCGGGCTTTCCGCATCACGGATATTGCCCCTTCATTACGGGAATGTCTGGATAACTGGGAAACGCTCCTGCCAGACCTGCAAGAGCGTCACCAGCGCATCAATGCCGCTGGACAGGTTGACAACGCTAAACGTTTTCATACCCCTAGTTGCAGCGCACCTTTACCCAGGGCCACTCAATGGCTTGATGGCAGCGCCTACGTTAACCATGTAGAACTGGCAAGAAAAGCCCGGGGTGTTCCCATGCCAGACAGTTTCTGGACCGACCCGCTTATGTACCAGGGGGGCTCCGATAACCTGTTAGGTCCCTGTGATCCTATCACTGGCAATCCGGACTGGGGCGTAGATTTTGAAGCAGAGCTGGCGATCATTACCGACGATGTGCCTATAGGGTGCAGTGCGGAGGAAGCACACCAGCATATTATGCTGGTGATGCTCTGTAACGACCTATCGCTGCGCAACCTGATTCCGGAAGAACTGGGCAAAGGCTTCGGCTTTGTCCAGAGCAAACCTCCCAGCAGCTTTGGCCCGGTCGCTGTTACTCCGGATGAACTGGGGCATTATTGGCAAGAGGGAAAACTCAGCCTGCCCATGCAGGTCTACTTCAATGACCAGCCTTTTGGACACCCTGACTGCGCAGTCGATATGACCTTCAACTTTCACGAACTGATTGCCCATGCCGCGAAAACCCGTCCACTTGGGCGAGGCACCATTATTGGCTCGGGCACCGTGTCCAATAAAGATAAAAGCACGGGTTCATGCTGCCTTGTGGAACAGCGAATGCTGGAAATCATCGCCAGTGGACAACCTCAAACCCGCTATTTACAGCCTGGAGACAAAGTACGAATTGAAATCACCACTCCGGATGGGCAACCCCTGTTTGGTGCCATTGAGCAGACTTTTACTGGAAGCCATTGA
- the greB gene encoding transcription elongation factor GreB encodes MDNDSSMKSNLITRAGKEALQKELDWLWKIKRPQVTQAVSEAAALGDRSENAEYKEGKRELRSIDRRLRFLTKRLETVKVVDYSPEQEGKCFFGAWVEIENESGEILQCRIVGSDEIDVSKGHITIDSPMAKALIGKQVDDEVVVKTPTGDKVWFILNIQYQAFDQG; translated from the coding sequence ATGGATAATGACAGTTCAATGAAGTCCAACCTGATTACCCGGGCCGGTAAAGAAGCCTTGCAGAAAGAACTTGACTGGCTATGGAAAATAAAGAGACCACAGGTAACCCAGGCGGTTTCCGAAGCTGCGGCACTGGGAGATCGCTCAGAAAATGCAGAATACAAGGAAGGCAAGCGTGAACTCAGAAGCATTGATCGTCGGCTTCGCTTCCTGACCAAAAGGCTGGAAACGGTTAAAGTCGTGGATTATTCACCGGAGCAGGAAGGTAAGTGTTTTTTTGGTGCCTGGGTTGAGATAGAAAATGAAAGTGGTGAAATTTTGCAGTGTCGTATTGTTGGTTCGGATGAAATTGATGTCAGCAAAGGCCATATCACCATCGACTCGCCCATGGCAAAAGCTCTGATAGGCAAGCAGGTAGATGATGAGGTGGTGGTAAAAACACCGACGGGAGATAAAGTCTGGTTTATTCTTAATATCCAGTATCAGGCTTTTGATCAGGGCTGA
- a CDS encoding SPFH domain-containing protein — protein MGFEITAIAFVLLIAVLIATGVRMVPQGHNYTVERFGKYTKTLPPGLHVIVPVIDSVGNKVNMMEQVLDIAPQEVISSDNAQVTTDAVCFFQVQDAVRASYEVNDLPRAMQNLVMTNIRAVLGSMELDEMLSNRDRINGQLLAKVDEATDPWGLKVTRIELRDIAPPNDLVEAMARQMKAERDKRAQILEAEGAREAAIKVAEGQKQAQILQAEGELEAAKREAEARERLAEAEARATEAVSQAIASGDQRAINYFVAQKYVEALKEVGAAENSKLIMMPLEASSVIGSLAGIKELVSEISNKPS, from the coding sequence ATGGGGTTTGAAATCACTGCTATTGCTTTTGTTCTGCTGATAGCTGTGCTCATTGCAACCGGCGTCAGGATGGTCCCCCAGGGGCATAACTACACAGTGGAACGGTTCGGAAAATATACGAAAACACTTCCGCCCGGTCTGCATGTTATTGTGCCGGTGATCGACAGTGTCGGTAATAAAGTGAATATGATGGAGCAGGTTCTGGATATTGCTCCGCAGGAAGTGATTTCATCGGATAATGCCCAGGTAACGACGGACGCGGTGTGCTTCTTTCAGGTACAGGATGCGGTCAGGGCGTCTTATGAAGTAAACGACCTCCCCAGAGCCATGCAGAATCTGGTGATGACAAATATTCGTGCGGTACTTGGCTCCATGGAACTGGACGAAATGCTGTCTAACCGGGATCGTATTAATGGACAGTTACTGGCTAAAGTCGATGAAGCTACAGATCCCTGGGGCCTGAAAGTAACCCGTATTGAGTTACGCGATATCGCCCCTCCTAACGACCTGGTAGAAGCCATGGCCCGACAGATGAAGGCGGAACGGGACAAGCGTGCCCAGATTCTTGAAGCCGAAGGTGCCAGAGAAGCCGCGATTAAAGTGGCAGAAGGCCAAAAACAGGCTCAGATTTTGCAGGCAGAAGGTGAACTGGAAGCGGCCAAACGAGAAGCAGAAGCCAGGGAACGACTGGCTGAAGCAGAAGCGAGGGCAACAGAAGCTGTGTCCCAGGCGATTGCCAGCGGTGACCAGCGGGCGATTAATTACTTTGTTGCCCAGAAGTATGTTGAGGCGCTGAAAGAAGTTGGGGCTGCTGAGAACAGCAAGCTGATCATGATGCCACTTGAGGCCAGCAGTGTGATTGGTTCTCTGGCAGGAATTAAGGAGCTGGTCAGTGAAATTTCGAATAAACCGTCGTAA
- a CDS encoding NfeD family protein, with protein sequence MMEFLSAIQPWHWLIVGFLFLGLEALGTGGFLLGTALAGLLLAFLLWLLPDLSWGWQLVWFGLGSLIFTVAYWKLFRRVNERSDNQQLNNRAAQLVGRVVEVSEPLTHGQGRVQVGDTLWKVKASETIEAGAQVIVVGADGMTLLVERHS encoded by the coding sequence ATGATGGAATTTTTGTCGGCGATACAACCCTGGCACTGGTTGATTGTGGGGTTTCTGTTCCTGGGGCTGGAAGCCCTTGGAACCGGTGGTTTTTTGTTAGGCACAGCGCTGGCCGGGTTATTACTGGCCTTTTTATTGTGGCTCTTACCTGACTTAAGCTGGGGCTGGCAACTGGTATGGTTTGGTCTGGGCAGTCTTATATTTACCGTGGCGTACTGGAAGTTGTTTCGCCGCGTGAATGAACGATCTGATAATCAACAGCTTAATAACCGGGCAGCTCAGCTGGTTGGCAGAGTGGTGGAGGTTTCTGAGCCCCTGACCCACGGACAGGGCAGGGTGCAGGTTGGCGACACGCTCTGGAAAGTGAAGGCCAGTGAAACCATTGAGGCTGGCGCGCAGGTCATTGTCGTTGGGGCTGATGGTATGACTTTGCTGGTAGAGCGTCACAGTTAA
- a CDS encoding sulfite exporter TauE/SafE family protein, with translation MDALLYISAGASVGFAVGLTGIGGGSLMTPLLLVFGFPAHIAIGTDLMYAALTKGSGVLTHHRQKSVDWLLVKAMCAGSIPTTIATVVTLKYMFAGSDYYSLILTTCLGFMLTLTAIVLFFRNRLLSISFGDNVQWSDQQRLKMTVIMGALLGLLVTLSSVGAGALGTAILLILYPKLSSVKVVGTDIAHAVPLTLVAGIGHIWLGNVDFALLGALLVGSLPAVYLGSRIGRHLPDKAMRIILASVLLVLGIRYLV, from the coding sequence ATGGACGCATTACTCTACATTTCAGCAGGTGCCAGTGTGGGATTTGCAGTCGGTTTAACCGGTATCGGAGGCGGGTCATTGATGACGCCGCTACTGCTCGTTTTTGGTTTCCCGGCGCATATCGCCATCGGTACCGACCTTATGTATGCCGCGTTGACCAAAGGCAGTGGAGTGCTGACACATCACCGCCAGAAAAGCGTGGACTGGTTACTGGTCAAAGCCATGTGTGCAGGCAGTATTCCTACTACCATCGCGACCGTTGTCACCCTGAAATACATGTTTGCCGGGAGCGATTATTATAGCCTGATCTTAACAACCTGCCTTGGTTTTATGCTTACTTTGACAGCTATAGTACTTTTCTTTCGCAACCGGCTGCTTTCAATATCATTCGGAGATAATGTGCAGTGGTCTGATCAGCAACGTTTGAAAATGACCGTTATAATGGGCGCACTTCTGGGCCTTCTCGTGACACTTTCATCCGTCGGTGCCGGAGCACTGGGTACAGCCATACTGCTTATCCTCTACCCGAAATTGTCTTCTGTAAAAGTCGTAGGTACTGATATAGCCCATGCGGTTCCGTTAACACTGGTAGCCGGAATTGGGCATATCTGGCTGGGCAATGTTGATTTTGCCCTGCTTGGCGCCTTGCTCGTCGGGTCACTACCTGCTGTTTATCTGGGCTCCCGCATTGGACGACATCTGCCAGATAAGGCCATGAGGATCATTCTTGCCAGCGTCCTTCTCGTTCTTGGTATTCGATATCTGGTTTAA